The genomic interval GCTGCTGTGGCATAAAGCGGCCCTTGTAATCCATCTTCCGCGACCCCTCGATCCAGTAGCCGAGGTACACATAGGGCAGGCCGAGCTGCCGCGCGCGTGAGATGTGATCGAGGATCATGAAGGTGCCGAGCGAACGGTTCTGCTCGGACGGCTCGAAAAACGAATAAACCATCGACAGCCCGTCGCTGAGCACGTCGGTAAGCGCGACCCCCACGAGATCGCCGCGTTCGTTGACACCGGTATCCGCGCCGCGTCTGCGATACTCAATGATGCGGGTTTCGACGTGGCTGTCTTCGACCATCATCGCGTAATCGAGCACGGTCATATCGGCCATGCCGCCGTCGCGGTGGCGCTGGTCGAGATAGGCGCGAAAGATCGAATATTGTTCGGACGTTGGTGCCGCTGCGCGTAGCTGGCTGGCGATGTCGGCGTTGCGCGCCAGCACCTTACGGAAATTGCGCGATGGCCGAAACTCGCCGGCGATCACCCGCACGGAAACGCAAGCGCGACACTGATCGCAGGCGGGGCGATAGGCGATCGACTGACTGCGGCGAAAACCGCCATGGGTCAGCAGGTCGTTAAGCTCGCCGGCCTTTTCGCCAACGAGATGAGTGAACACCTTGCGCTCGCTGCGATCGGGCAAATACGGACACGGCGAAGGTGCCGTTAAATAGAATTGCGGGGTGTCGCGCGAGTGCTGGGTCACGGCAGTCTTGTCAGTCTCCGAAGCGGGTTATGTCCGAGCATCGCGCTCCCAAGGCCGACCGTCAATCCGGTTGCCTTGATATCAACTAGCGCGTTTTCGAGCGAAGCGGGTACCGTTTCGCGTCAAGAAAACGCGTCAAATCAAAATCATAGAGTCCACTTCTGATTCCATCAGAAGCGAAAAGGTTAGGTCCGGTATGGTTGCGCAACCGCCGCGAGAACCGAGTTATTGATAATCACGGTGCCCAACAGCATATCATGCAATAGCCGCCGCCGTCCGTTGAAGAGGCCGATCAGCAGAATGAGCGGCGTAAAAACCGACACCGATACCCAAAACAGGATCGCGTGCACGGCGCCCAGTACAAAATAGCCCGGCTCGCCGTACCAGGTCCGCATTTCCAGACCCATGAGCCGCATTCCGATGGTCGCGGAATGCGGGCCGCCCAGCGACGCGCCGTAATAGACAAGAGCCCAGATCAGGGAGGCGGGCGAGACCAGCCAGAACAGCACCCAGCCAAGTCCCAGCGTGACGATGCCGAACACCGCGATGAAGATCACCGCGAAAATCACTGGTATCGAAAGCACCACGAGATCGATCAGGAATGCAAAAAAACGCCGCGTCAGGACGCCGCGAAACAGTTCTGGCTGCATCCAGGGGTCGAACGCATGAGGCCGGAACCCGGCGGAGTTGTCGCCATGCGCATTGTTGAAGCCATTGTCGGCCATCACCGATCCTCCGCGGCTCATCTACGGCATTTTTCTTACCCGGCCCTCGAAATGGCGACGGGCTGCCGGGGTTGCAAGGCCTCGCAAGCGGTAAGGAACGGCAATCATTGCAGGTGGCCGAGGGCGGCACGTCAGAGGTTTTGTTTCAGTTTCTCCGCCGCCGCGGCCGCAAAATAGGTAAGTACGCCATCGGCCCCGGCGCGTTTGAAAGCAACGAGGCTTTCCATCATGGCGCGGTCGCCGTCGATCCAGCCGTTGCCGGCGGCGGCGGCGATCATCGCGTACTCGCCCGATACCTGATAGGCGAAGGTCGGCATCCCGAAGGTGTCTTTCACTCGCCGCACAATGTCGAGATAGGGCATACCTGGCTTCACCAGCACCATGTCGGCGCCCTCGGCGATGTCGAGCTCAACCTCGCGCAGCGCTTCGTCGGAGTTGGCGCTGTCCATCTGATACGTGCGCTTGTCGCCGGTGAGCGCCTTGGCCGAGCCGATGGCGTCGCGGAACGGGCCGTAAAACGCCGACGCGTATTTCGCGGCGTAAGCCATGATCTGCACGTCGACGAATCCGGCCTCGTCGAGAGCTCTTCGTATCGCGCCGACACGGCCGTCCATCATGTCCGACGGAGCAATGATGTCGCAACCGGCTTCCGCCTGCACCAGCGCCTGCTGGACCAGCACCGCGACGGTCTCGTCGTTGAGGATTTTGCCGTCCTCGACCAAACCGTCATGGCCATGACTGGTGAACGGATCGAGCGCCACGTCGCAGAGCACGCCGAGGTCCGGAAACTCCCGCTTGATGGCGCGGACCGACTTGCACACCAGGTTCTTGGCATTGAGAGCTTCGCTGCCGGCGTCGTCCCGCAACGCGGGATCGGTATAGGGGAACAGCGCGATGCAGGGAATGTTCAGCTTCAGCGCGCGTTCGGCGTCGCGCACGCATTGATCGACGCTGATGCGGTCGACGCCGGGCATCGAGGCGACCGGCGTCCGCTTGTTGGTGCCGTCGGCCACGAACAGCGGCCAGATCAGGTCGTCGGTGGTGAGGACGCTTTCACGGACTAGACGGCGGGCCCATTCCGCCTTGCGGTTGCGGCGCAGCCGGGCCACCAGATCGAGCGGAGCGGCGGTGACGGCGGCCTCGCGGCGGGGTCCATCCCGCATTTCTATGGGACGTCCGTATTTTATCGCCATGTTGCCGACACTCCCGAAGGCCAGAAACCGATTTGATTTTGTTCCAATTCTAGCACCAGGAACCGGCTTCGTCACCGCGCTCATGCACCCCGACGCAATGCAATTGATTTTGTGGTTCCAAAAAGTCATGAATCGACTTCGCATTCGTATGTCCGTCGTTTCCGGCCACGAGCACCCTGATGTCTGAAACCTCTTCGCGCGAGCAGATCCCACGGGATAACAACGCCATGTCGGTGGCGGGGATTTCGTCTGCACGGACGGAAACGGTCGAAAATCTCTGGACCCGGCGACTGGTGCTGTTCCTGCGCATCATGGCGGTGCTATCGCTCGTCGCGGGGCTCTATCATTGGGCTCAAGTGACCGGATTCATCGGTGGCGAAGACGATGCATTTGAGAACCAGACCATGGCCTGGCAGGCGGCGACGGTCTACTTCGCGGTGATCGATCTGGTGGCCGCCGTGGGCCTGTGGCTCGCGACGCCATGGGGCGCCGTTGTGTGGCTCACCACCGTCGTCTCGATGGCTGTGGTCGAACTGATGTTCCCGGCGATCTATGGCGGCAGTCTGGCGGTGGTCGGGTTGGAAACGGCAATGCTCACGGCCTATCTTGCGCTGGCCTGGATGGCGGCGCGCGAACGGCCGCCATAGACATTGCAAATGCGCGAGCCTCGTCAAAAAAAGTCCCGCATCCGAAAGGACGGAGCCGATTTAACCGGAATAGACGGCATCGCTAGAATTGTGACGACGTCGCGCAGAATCGAAATTGAGACGTTGCGTCAAATTTTCCGTGAATTTTTAGCGGTAAGAATTCGGTCACCCTAACGGCGTGGTCATTTGTATTGACCGGATGTTTCGAATTTGAACGGTGCTGTTCCTGAATGCGACAACAGCCGCAGACGAAGGGTGAACAGCGTGGCGGAAACGTCAAGGAAAAGTTGCAAAAAGCCCTTATCTGAAAGGCTTAATCGGCGATTCACTGTCTTAAATTCATGATGTCTTTATTGTCTTATTTAAGCTGATCTTCAAACGCCTCCCCTAAGGTCCAGCTATCAGGCGGGACACAAGTTTCGTCGAATAAGTCGATAAAAACGACAACAGGGGATGTCATCATGAAAGCCGTTGCGAAGGCTCACGAGCCCGCGGAACAGGTTGCCGGCCAGGCGCCGGTGCAGCCGCTCTATCTCGAAGCGTTGACCTTGGTCGAGCGTCTGCATCGTCGTCTGCTCGATGTCATCAAGGATGAATTCGATCGTCGCGGCCGCGCCGACATCAATTCGGTGCAGGCGCTTCTGCTCTACAACATCGGCGACAAGGAGTTGACCGCCGGCGAATTGCGGACCCGCGGCTATTATCTCGGCTCCAACGTTTCCTATAATCTGAAGAAGCTCGTCGAGTTGGGCTTCCTCGATCATCAGCGCTCGCGCGTCGATCGCCGCTCGGTGCGCATTCGCCTGACCGCGCAAGGCCAGGAAATCCGACGCATCGTCGACGCGCTATACCAGAAGCACGTCAAGACCGTTGAACAGGTCGGCGGCATTTCGAACGAGGAGTTCGCAACGCTGAACAAGTCGCTGCATCGCCTCGAGCGCTTCTGGACCGACCAGATTTTGTATCGGCTGTGAGTTTTCTCCGGGACAGTGCGAAGCCGGCGTCAAGACCGGCCGCCCGTTCTCCTGGAACGCGACATTCCCTCCACTTTAAGCGCATCGGCCCGGTTCGTCCGGCGCCGGTGCGTTTGCTGTTCCTGGCCGAGTGGATTTGACATTCGCGGCCGACATGGAGCCTCGCTTCTGATGGAATCAGGAGCGAGGCTCTATGATTTTGAATTGACGCGTTTTCTTCACGCGAACCGGTACCCACTTCGCTCGAAAATGCTCATCTAGTCGCGCGTCCCGAACGCGAATGCAAAACTACACGTGCAATTTATATTTGCCAGTAGTCCATGGGGTTGGCGATCAAGTCCCGTTGGTGCAACCGACCAGCATCTCAATCCGAGCCCACGCGCCCGCGCCGAGGAGCGAAGCCAAACGAAGCGTGCCCTCTGTACAAATAGTCGCAGAGCGGTCATACTGAGGGCTTGGCTGGACGAGTTAAAAGATAACAAGACAACACATAAGGGAGGCAACGTGATGAACGAACACGACCACTCTAATCGGTTGATTTGGGGCATACTCGTTGTCGGCGTGTTGTCCTTCGCCAGCGTGGGCTTGGTATGGAGTACCGGCGGCCCGCTTCCGTCGAAGGCGCTTGCAGCGGTTCCCGCGAAAGCGAAAGCCGCGCCCCACACAGATGCAGTCGCCGGGCTGGAAAAGCGCTTGGGCTATCTCGAAGCAAGGATGAAGGATCCGCCGCCGGCAGCCGATACCTCTCAGCTCGACGCACGGATTAAGGATTTGCAGTCTCAGCTCGCGACCGTACAAACGCAGTTGGGTGCTTTCAAGGTATCGGATCTCGACGCTCTCAAGGCGAAGATTGATCGCGCCGGGAAGGCAAATCCTGAGTCCGTCAAGACGATAGAGGCTCTTCAGACCGACGTAGGAAACTTGCACAAAAGCGTCGATCAGCTTTCGCAGCAGGTTGCTTCCGCCGCAGCGTCGGATAATTCCAACCACAGCTCGCAGTCGGAATCCAAACACAGCTCGCATAAGTCGCACCACCACTCGAGATAGAGAGTACCGCGAATTGATCACCTGAGGCGGCAGCGCCGTGTTCTATGGGAAACCAAGGACAAGCCTCTTGCTGCGCAACGCCTAAAGGCGTTGCGCGCATCTATTTCGGCTCAGGCAGCGCCATGGTCGCTGAAGGCGAGCGCGCCAACGCCTGACACCTAGAGCATGTCCCGGTGAAGTGGAAACCGGTTTGCCGTAAGGAAATGCGACCACTCAATGGCTTAGAGCGTCCGTTCTGATTCCATCAGAACGGTAAGCGCTCTAAGCTGGTGGTCCCTCGATTCTAACATTCGTAAAAGGCTCGCTGAAGCGGGATGCGAATGTTAGAACTGGACCAATAGAACGCGACATTCCCCGCACTTTTAAGCGCTCCGGCCCGGCTCATCCGGTGCGTTTTGCCGTTCCTTGTTGCGTTGCTGCGAGCGATAACGAGGCTGGCTAACCCGGAAGGCGTGAGACGTTCGTTCGCGGTGGGCTTCCCGGTTGCTGCCGATTGCGATACAGACGGGAGCCGTACGAAGGGTCTCCTCACATGATTACCGAAATCGCGCAAATCGAGGTCAAGCCGGGCAGCGAGAAGGACTTTGAGGCCGCGATCGCGCAGGCGCAGACGATCTTCAAGCGCTGCAAGGGCTGGAAAAGCTTCGAGTTGCACCGGTCTATCGAGAAGCCGTCACGCTACCGGCTGCTGATCGAGTGGGAAACGCTTGAAAACCATTCCGTGGATTTTCGCGAATCCGCCAATTTCACCGAATGGCGCGCGCTGGTCGGAGCGCATTTTGCCTCGCCCCCCGAGGTCGAACACACCAAT from Nitrobacter sp. NHB1 carries:
- a CDS encoding arginyltransferase, whose amino-acid sequence is MTQHSRDTPQFYLTAPSPCPYLPDRSERKVFTHLVGEKAGELNDLLTHGGFRRSQSIAYRPACDQCRACVSVRVIAGEFRPSRNFRKVLARNADIASQLRAAAPTSEQYSIFRAYLDQRHRDGGMADMTVLDYAMMVEDSHVETRIIEYRRRGADTGVNERGDLVGVALTDVLSDGLSMVYSFFEPSEQNRSLGTFMILDHISRARQLGLPYVYLGYWIEGSRKMDYKGRFMPQQRLAPTGWLRVDAKDESLHDPRC
- a CDS encoding RDD family protein, giving the protein MADNGFNNAHGDNSAGFRPHAFDPWMQPELFRGVLTRRFFAFLIDLVVLSIPVIFAVIFIAVFGIVTLGLGWVLFWLVSPASLIWALVYYGASLGGPHSATIGMRLMGLEMRTWYGEPGYFVLGAVHAILFWVSVSVFTPLILLIGLFNGRRRLLHDMLLGTVIINNSVLAAVAQPYRT
- the hemB gene encoding porphobilinogen synthase, with the translated sequence MAIKYGRPIEMRDGPRREAAVTAAPLDLVARLRRNRKAEWARRLVRESVLTTDDLIWPLFVADGTNKRTPVASMPGVDRISVDQCVRDAERALKLNIPCIALFPYTDPALRDDAGSEALNAKNLVCKSVRAIKREFPDLGVLCDVALDPFTSHGHDGLVEDGKILNDETVAVLVQQALVQAEAGCDIIAPSDMMDGRVGAIRRALDEAGFVDVQIMAYAAKYASAFYGPFRDAIGSAKALTGDKRTYQMDSANSDEALREVELDIAEGADMVLVKPGMPYLDIVRRVKDTFGMPTFAYQVSGEYAMIAAAAGNGWIDGDRAMMESLVAFKRAGADGVLTYFAAAAAEKLKQNL
- a CDS encoding DUF6163 family protein translates to MSETSSREQIPRDNNAMSVAGISSARTETVENLWTRRLVLFLRIMAVLSLVAGLYHWAQVTGFIGGEDDAFENQTMAWQAATVYFAVIDLVAAVGLWLATPWGAVVWLTTVVSMAVVELMFPAIYGGSLAVVGLETAMLTAYLALAWMAARERPP
- the ldtR gene encoding transcriptional regulator LdtR, which translates into the protein MMKAVAKAHEPAEQVAGQAPVQPLYLEALTLVERLHRRLLDVIKDEFDRRGRADINSVQALLLYNIGDKELTAGELRTRGYYLGSNVSYNLKKLVELGFLDHQRSRVDRRSVRIRLTAQGQEIRRIVDALYQKHVKTVEQVGGISNEEFATLNKSLHRLERFWTDQILYRL
- a CDS encoding antibiotic biosynthesis monooxygenase family protein encodes the protein MITEIAQIEVKPGSEKDFEAAIAQAQTIFKRCKGWKSFELHRSIEKPSRYRLLIEWETLENHSVDFRESANFTEWRALVGAHFASPPEVEHTNTVATF